The proteins below are encoded in one region of Salmo salar chromosome ssa02, Ssal_v3.1, whole genome shotgun sequence:
- the apoa2 gene encoding apolipoprotein A-II: MNGKLALALVLALQVSVCLCEVPEPDKELVEKYEAMKSVFYKRLMNAYSKVQAAVGPMTESLGEGQGQAAKDYIEELQGNPKFLSAVKIGSGLVQEAAPLVDKARMAGLGLYGHYVRPHVGTYLDEAITSIKVYLDKVLPAED; this comes from the exons ATGAACGGAAAATTGGCATTAGCCTTAGTGCTTGCACTCCAAG tctctgtgtgcctgtgtgaagTACCAGAGCCAGACAAGGAGCTGGTGGAGAAGTATGAGGCCATGAAGTCTGTGTTCTACAAGAGGCTGATGAACGCCTACAGCAAGGTGCAGGCTGCTGTGGGGCCTATGACTGAGAGCCTGGGCGAGGGCCAGGGCCAGGCTGCCAAAGACTACATCGAGGAGCTGCAGGGCAACCCCAAATTCCTGAGCGCTGTCAAGATCGGAAG tgGTCTGGTCCAGGAAGCAGCACCCTTGGTGGACAAGGCCCGTATGGCCGGCCTGGGTCTGTACGGACACTATGTGCGCCCCCATGTTGGCACCTACCTGGATGAGGCCATCACCTCCATCAAGGTTTACCTCGACAAAGTCCTGCCTGCCGAGGATTGA